Proteins encoded in a region of the Suricata suricatta isolate VVHF042 chromosome 10, meerkat_22Aug2017_6uvM2_HiC, whole genome shotgun sequence genome:
- the AVPR1A gene encoding vasopressin V1a receptor: MDGMRSPGGPAAGLADNASQGWPLSAAGVNGSGEAETRGEGGGPPGDVRNEELAKLEIAVLAVTFVVAVLGNSSVLVALHRTPRKTSRMHLFIRHLSLADLAVAFFQVLPQMCWDITYRFRGPDGLCRVVKHLQVFGMIVSPYMLVVMTADRYIAVCHPLKTLQQPTRRSRLMIAAAWVLSFVLSTPQYFVFSMVEVNNVTKAKDCWATFIEPWGPRAYVTWMTGGIFVAPVVILGTCYGFICYHIRNNVRGKAALIPGKGAEGASGALHKGFLLAPCISSVKTISRAKIRTVKMTFVIVTVYIVCWAPFFILQMWSVWDEKFVWIESENPAITITALLASLNSCCNPWIYMFFSGHLLQDCVHSFLCCQNMKQTFNKEDSDSMSRRQTSYTNNRSPTDSMGTWKDSPKSSKSVKFIPVST, from the exons ATGGACGGCATGCGTTCCCCCGGAGGCCCCGCCGCGGGGCTCGCGGACAACGCCAGCCAGGGCTGGCCCCTGTCGGCCGCTGGTGTCAACGGCAGCGGGGAAGCGGAGACGCGCGGGGAAGGCGGCGGCCCCCCGGGGGACGTGCGCAACGAGGAGCTGGCCAAGCTGGAGATCGCCGTGCTGGCTGTGACTTTCGTGGTAGCCGTGCTGGGTAACAGCAGTGTGTTGGTGGCGCTGCACCGCACGCCTCGCAAGACGTCCCGCATGCACCTCTTCATCCGCCACCTCAGCCTGGCCGACCTGGCCGTCGCTTTCTTCCAGGTGCTGCCGCAGATGTGCTGGGACATCACCTACCGCTTCCGCGGGCCCGACGGGCTGTGCCGCGTGGTGAAGCATCTGCAGGTGTTCGGCATGATCGTGTCGCCCTACATGCTGGTGGTCATGACCGCCGACCGCTACATTGCGGTGTGCCACCCGCTGAAGACGCTGCAGCAGCCCACGCGCCGCTCGCGCCTCATGATCGCCGCCGCCTGGGTGCTGAGCTTCGTGCTTAGCACACCGCAGTACTTCGTCTTCTCCATGGTCGAAGTGAACAACGTCACCAAGGCTAAGGACTGCTGGGCCACCTTCATCGAGCCCTGGGGTCCCCGCGCCTATGTGACCTGGATGACGGGTGGCATCTTCGTGGCGCCCGTGGTCATCCTGGGTACCTGCTATGGCTTCATCTGCTACCACATCCGGAACAACGTCCGCGGAAAGGCTGCTTTGATCCCTGGAAAGGGCGCGGAGGGCGCGAGTGGCGCTTTGCATAAGGGGTTCCTGCTCGCGCCGTGTATCAGCAGCGTGAAGACCATTTCCCGCGCCAAGATCCGCACGGTGAAGATGACTTTTGTGATCGTGACAGTTTACATCGTTTGCTGGGCGCCCTTCTTCATCCTCCAGATGTGGTCTGTCTGGGATGAGAAGTTTGTTTGGATCG AATCAGAAAACCCAGCCATCACCATCACTGCATTACTGGCTTCCTTGAATAGCTGCTGTAATCCCTGGATATACATGTTCTTTAGCGGTCATCTCCTGCAAGACTGTGTCCACAGCTTCCTATGCTGTCAGAACATGAAGCAAACGTTCAACAAAGAAGATTCTGACAGTATGAGCAGAAGACAGACTTCCTACACTAACAACCGGAGCCCGACAGACAGTATGGGTACATGGAAGGACTCGCCTAAATCCTCCAAGTCCGTCAAATTCATTCCCGTTTCAACCTGA